The following proteins come from a genomic window of Streptomyces liliiviolaceus:
- the mshD gene encoding mycothiol synthase, with product MTSDDTAPAARKLSASLGQGGTPTARSIDVLTALNPEQTEAVLALLAEAARTDGQQAVSEQGRLQLRGEARDEIRHLLLSTDVLVGYAQLEDTDPVEAPAAELVVHPAHRGHGHGRALGNALLAESGKRLRVWAHGGHAAARHLAQVLGLALFRELRQMRRPLTGLDLPEPTFPDGVRVRTFVPGEDDAAWLAANAAAFAHHPEQGSLGQRDLDARKAEPWFDPAGFFLAFRGDELVGFHWTKVHEAEGLGEVYVVGVRPDAQGGGLGKALTAVGLRHLAGVGVPDAMLYVDADNLAAVAVYERLGFVVHETDLMYRTES from the coding sequence ATGACCAGCGACGACACCGCACCGGCTGCCCGCAAGCTCTCGGCCTCGCTCGGCCAGGGCGGTACTCCCACGGCCCGCTCCATCGACGTCCTCACCGCGCTGAACCCCGAGCAGACCGAGGCCGTGCTGGCACTCCTCGCGGAAGCCGCCCGCACCGACGGACAGCAGGCGGTGTCCGAACAGGGCCGGCTCCAGTTGCGCGGAGAGGCGCGGGACGAAATCCGCCATCTGCTGCTCAGCACCGACGTGCTCGTCGGATATGCGCAGTTGGAGGACACCGATCCCGTCGAGGCGCCGGCCGCCGAACTGGTCGTCCACCCTGCGCACCGGGGGCACGGGCACGGGCGGGCGCTGGGCAACGCACTGCTCGCCGAGTCCGGCAAGCGGCTGCGGGTGTGGGCGCACGGCGGACATGCGGCCGCACGCCATCTCGCGCAGGTCCTCGGGCTCGCGCTGTTCCGCGAACTGCGTCAGATGCGGCGGCCCCTGACCGGGCTCGACCTGCCCGAGCCGACGTTCCCTGACGGCGTGCGGGTGCGGACGTTCGTGCCCGGCGAGGACGACGCGGCCTGGCTCGCCGCGAACGCCGCCGCCTTCGCCCACCATCCCGAGCAGGGGTCCCTCGGGCAGCGGGACCTCGACGCGCGCAAGGCCGAGCCGTGGTTCGATCCGGCCGGGTTCTTCCTCGCCTTCCGCGGCGACGAACTGGTCGGCTTCCACTGGACGAAGGTCCACGAGGCCGAGGGGCTGGGCGAGGTGTACGTCGTCGGGGTGCGGCCCGATGCGCAGGGGGGTGGGCTGGGGAAGGCCCTCACCGCGGTTGGCCTCCGGCACTTGGCGGGGGTGGGGGTGCCGGACGCCATGTTGTACGTCGATGCGGACAACTTGGCCGCGGTGGCTGTTTATGAGCGGTTGGGGTTCGTGGTGCACGAGACGGATCTCATGTATCGGACCGAGTCCTGA
- a CDS encoding ABC transporter produces MTRALLPPVWRALPRRALMAAAAVGLLLAAVPRMRQGPPDPYLGLYALRAAALVFALGLAFLLDDPARHITSTVPARRPVRVALRVALVAPGAVLCWTTALFLVPQDSRPPAGALTLEAAATAVLALAAATLAIRRTRTTEPGAAISTWLLATGTTAILLLPHDWTLFVTPQDPRWQPTHDHWALLLTVATVVGARACAEPLRAGLRLRPFRTAPGKGAL; encoded by the coding sequence ATGACGCGCGCCCTTCTGCCGCCCGTGTGGCGGGCGCTGCCCCGGCGGGCGCTCATGGCAGCCGCCGCCGTGGGGCTGCTGCTGGCGGCCGTTCCCCGTATGCGGCAGGGTCCGCCCGACCCGTATCTCGGTCTCTACGCGCTGCGGGCCGCGGCCCTCGTCTTCGCCCTGGGCCTGGCGTTCCTGCTGGACGACCCGGCCCGGCACATCACCTCGACGGTCCCGGCCCGCCGCCCGGTGCGGGTCGCCCTGCGCGTGGCGCTGGTCGCCCCGGGCGCCGTGCTGTGCTGGACGACGGCCCTGTTCCTCGTACCGCAGGACTCCCGGCCCCCGGCCGGCGCCCTCACCCTGGAGGCGGCGGCCACGGCGGTCCTGGCCCTCGCCGCGGCGACCCTGGCCATACGCCGCACCCGGACCACGGAGCCCGGAGCGGCGATATCGACCTGGCTCCTGGCCACGGGAACCACGGCGATCCTCCTGCTCCCCCACGACTGGACCCTGTTCGTCACCCCGCAGGATCCCCGCTGGCAGCCCACCCACGACCACTGGGCTCTGCTGCTGACGGTGGCGACGGTGGTGGGGGCGAGGGCATGCGCGGAGCCGCTCCGAGCAGGACTGAGGCTGCGCCCCTTCAGGACGGCGCCCGGGAAGGGCGCCCTTTAG
- a CDS encoding ABC transporter ATP-binding protein, with product MREVREAFARFWPLTRGDRRWLSLIIACVIVSALAETASILLFAELTDHALQAGSLSAFWGPAVAWLAVAVLGAVVGYLGNSLAIRTAERFVLRLRAGVFRHVQDLPPHFFQRYRRGDLVERLTGDVEAIEQMVVSGAVGAVSAAFSAIFYSAAALWLRWDLALVTFLLAPLFLLAARRFAGRVQKAARDERTADGAITSVVEESLGTIVLTQAYNRRGAEEQRLDREARAWLRASVRGARASEMYEQFVEVVETLCVLTVIGLGAWEIAQGRMSLGQLLAFAAFLGYLYPPIRDLGQLGLTLTAATAGAQRLQEILDTEPAVTDPAAPVGQWPVQGRVSFHHTSFRYPGAERDSLHEVSFTAQPGEFVLVTGPSGAGKSTLTKLLTRFYDPSAGVIRLDGVPLADVTLEFLRENVALLPQETLVLHGTIRENIACGRPGATDAEIERAARDADAHEFVRSLPDGYETLITPGTAVLSGGQLQRVAIARAMLRAAPVLVLDEPTAGLDALAARRVVQPLRRLVSGRTTVMITHDLTLAPDADRILVVDGGRLVEQGTHEELLAYGGTYAQLAGPLPTEFSTETTMPLLQPSP from the coding sequence ATGCGGGAAGTACGGGAGGCATTCGCGCGTTTCTGGCCGCTGACGCGCGGCGACCGCCGATGGCTGTCGCTGATCATCGCCTGCGTGATCGTGTCCGCGCTGGCGGAGACGGCGTCGATCCTGCTCTTCGCGGAACTCACCGACCACGCGCTGCAGGCCGGTTCGCTCAGCGCCTTCTGGGGCCCGGCCGTTGCCTGGCTCGCGGTGGCCGTGCTCGGCGCGGTCGTCGGCTATCTCGGCAACTCCCTCGCGATCCGCACGGCCGAGAGATTCGTCCTGCGGCTGCGCGCCGGCGTCTTCCGCCATGTCCAGGACCTGCCCCCGCACTTCTTCCAGCGGTACCGCCGCGGCGACCTGGTGGAACGGCTCACGGGCGACGTCGAGGCCATCGAACAGATGGTGGTCTCGGGCGCGGTCGGAGCGGTCTCGGCCGCCTTCTCCGCGATCTTCTACTCCGCCGCCGCACTCTGGCTCCGTTGGGACCTCGCCCTGGTCACTTTCCTCCTCGCGCCCCTCTTCCTCCTCGCGGCCCGCCGCTTCGCCGGCCGTGTCCAGAAGGCCGCCAGGGACGAGCGGACCGCCGACGGCGCGATCACCTCGGTCGTCGAGGAGTCCCTCGGCACCATCGTGCTCACGCAGGCGTACAACCGGCGCGGGGCGGAGGAGCAGCGGCTCGACCGCGAGGCGCGCGCCTGGCTGCGGGCCAGCGTGCGCGGGGCCCGCGCGAGCGAGATGTACGAGCAGTTCGTCGAGGTCGTCGAGACGCTCTGCGTGCTCACGGTGATCGGGCTCGGCGCCTGGGAGATCGCGCAGGGCCGGATGTCCCTGGGCCAGCTGCTCGCCTTCGCCGCGTTCCTCGGCTACCTCTATCCGCCGATCCGCGACCTCGGCCAGCTGGGCCTGACCCTGACGGCCGCGACCGCCGGGGCGCAGCGGCTCCAGGAGATCCTGGACACCGAGCCCGCCGTCACCGACCCGGCCGCCCCGGTCGGGCAGTGGCCCGTACAGGGCCGGGTCTCCTTCCACCACACCTCCTTCCGCTACCCGGGCGCGGAGCGCGACAGCCTGCACGAGGTGTCGTTCACCGCGCAGCCCGGCGAGTTCGTGCTGGTCACCGGCCCGAGCGGGGCCGGGAAGTCGACCCTCACCAAACTCCTGACCCGGTTCTACGACCCCTCGGCGGGGGTGATCCGCCTGGACGGCGTCCCGCTCGCGGACGTCACCCTGGAGTTCCTGCGCGAGAACGTGGCCCTGCTGCCCCAGGAGACCCTGGTCCTGCACGGCACGATCCGCGAGAACATCGCGTGCGGGCGGCCGGGCGCGACGGACGCGGAGATCGAGCGGGCCGCGCGGGACGCGGACGCCCACGAGTTCGTCCGCTCCCTGCCCGACGGGTACGAGACGCTGATCACGCCGGGCACGGCCGTGCTGTCCGGCGGGCAGCTCCAGCGCGTCGCCATCGCCCGCGCGATGCTCCGGGCCGCCCCCGTCCTCGTACTCGACGAACCGACCGCCGGGCTCGACGCGCTCGCCGCGCGCCGGGTCGTCCAGCCGCTGCGGCGCCTGGTGTCCGGCCGGACGACCGTGATGATCACCCACGATCTGACGCTCGCCCCGGACGCCGACCGGATTCTCGTCGTGGACGGCGGACGGCTGGTGGAGCAGGGCACGCACGAGGAACTGCTGGCGTACGGGGGTACGTACGCGCAGCTGGCGGGCCCGCTGCCGACGGAGTTCTCGACGGAGACGACCATGCCGCTGCTCCAGCCGAGCCCGTAG
- a CDS encoding bifunctional metallophosphatase/5'-nucleotidase, with product MSAIPQPFRPRRRTARLLAGVAGVATIGALVAALPASASASASASAGESAKKHGHGHQSPSRYQDVQLLSFNDLHGNLEPPSGSSGRVTEIQPDGTTKTIDSGGVEYLATHLRQARQGNKYSVTAAGGDMVGASPLISGLFHDEPTIEALNKLDLDVTSVGNHEFDEGAKELGRLQKGGCHPTDGCYVDGRKFKGADFPYLAANVLDEKTKKPILKPYWVWKKNGVKIGFIGVTLEDTPGVVSAEGVKGLKFKDEVETINKYAKELEKQGVKSVVALIHEGGLPASASYNYDCDSPGGGDGISGPIVDIAKNVTPKVDALVTGHTHAAYACTIDDPSGKPRTVTSAASFGRLYTDTTLTYDRRTGDIARTAVASANHVVTRDVAKAPDMTELISRWNTLAAPIGNKPIGYISGDITNVGTESPIGDLIADAQLAYGKELDPETDLALMNPGGIRAPLTYAAKGSEGDGVVTYAEGFTVQPFANTVNLQSFTGAQLVQVLKEQVSGTNAASPKVLQISSGLTYTLDLTKSGADRVVSDSILLNGAAIDPAATYRVATNSFLAGGGDGFTTLGLGTDDLVGDDDLAALEKYLLANSSATNPLAPPAANRITVVQ from the coding sequence ATGTCAGCCATACCTCAGCCGTTCCGCCCAAGACGCCGCACCGCCCGCCTCCTCGCGGGTGTCGCGGGCGTCGCCACCATCGGCGCGCTGGTCGCGGCACTTCCCGCGTCCGCGTCCGCCTCCGCGTCGGCGTCCGCGGGCGAGTCGGCGAAGAAGCACGGGCACGGACACCAGAGCCCGTCCCGCTACCAGGACGTCCAGCTGCTGTCCTTCAACGACCTGCACGGCAACCTGGAGCCGCCGTCCGGCTCCTCCGGCCGGGTCACCGAGATCCAGCCCGACGGCACCACCAAGACGATCGACTCGGGCGGTGTCGAGTACCTGGCGACGCATCTGCGCCAGGCCCGCCAGGGCAACAAGTACTCCGTCACCGCGGCGGGCGGTGACATGGTCGGCGCCTCGCCGCTGATCTCGGGTCTCTTCCACGACGAGCCCACCATCGAGGCGCTGAACAAGCTCGACCTCGATGTGACGAGCGTCGGCAACCACGAGTTCGACGAGGGCGCCAAGGAACTGGGCCGTCTGCAGAAGGGCGGCTGCCACCCCACGGACGGCTGTTACGTGGACGGCCGGAAGTTCAAGGGCGCCGACTTCCCGTACCTCGCGGCGAACGTCCTCGACGAGAAGACCAAGAAGCCGATCCTCAAGCCCTACTGGGTGTGGAAGAAGAACGGCGTGAAGATCGGCTTCATCGGGGTCACGCTGGAGGACACCCCGGGAGTCGTCTCCGCCGAGGGTGTGAAGGGCCTCAAGTTCAAGGACGAGGTCGAGACGATCAACAAGTACGCCAAGGAGCTGGAGAAGCAGGGCGTCAAGTCGGTCGTCGCGCTGATCCACGAGGGCGGGCTGCCGGCCTCGGCGTCGTACAACTACGACTGTGACTCGCCCGGTGGCGGCGACGGTATCTCCGGCCCCATCGTGGACATCGCGAAGAACGTCACGCCGAAGGTCGACGCGCTGGTCACCGGCCACACGCACGCCGCGTACGCGTGCACGATCGACGACCCGTCGGGCAAGCCCCGCACGGTCACCTCGGCGGCGTCCTTCGGGCGGCTCTACACCGACACGACGCTGACGTACGACCGCAGGACCGGCGACATCGCCCGGACCGCCGTCGCCTCCGCGAACCACGTGGTGACGCGTGACGTGGCGAAGGCCCCGGACATGACCGAGCTGATCAGCAGGTGGAACACCCTGGCGGCGCCGATCGGCAACAAGCCCATCGGGTACATCTCCGGTGACATCACCAACGTCGGCACCGAGTCCCCGATCGGCGACCTGATCGCCGACGCGCAGCTCGCGTACGGCAAGGAGCTGGACCCCGAGACCGACCTCGCGCTGATGAACCCGGGCGGTATCCGCGCGCCCCTGACCTACGCGGCCAAGGGCAGCGAGGGCGACGGCGTGGTGACGTACGCGGAGGGCTTCACGGTCCAGCCGTTCGCCAACACGGTGAATCTGCAGAGCTTCACCGGCGCCCAGCTCGTGCAGGTGCTGAAGGAGCAGGTCAGCGGTACGAACGCGGCCTCGCCGAAGGTGCTGCAGATTTCGTCGGGCCTCACCTACACGCTCGACCTCACCAAGAGCGGCGCCGACCGGGTGGTCAGCGACTCGATTCTGTTGAACGGTGCCGCGATCGACCCGGCCGCCACCTACCGCGTCGCGACGAACAGTTTCCTCGCGGGCGGCGGCGACGGCTTCACCACGCTGGGCCTCGGCACCGACGACCTGGTGGGCGACGACGACCTCGCGGCCCTGGAGAAGTACCTCCTCGCCAACTCGTCGGCGACGAACCCGCTCGCGCCGCCCGCGGCGAACCGGATCACCGTCGTCCAGTAG
- a CDS encoding NACHT domain-containing protein: MRDARLRRRFGLGMGAAALLALFVALAGGGGPDRTSMWISAVSALVSVGAFLTELLREEADTGTAADRRQRAADELAEAVDLQWRAEARLRGLYDPEPLDVHWSRVGPPLADLPHTVRRGLELPEPRDGDQRPDRIVETFMALPSRRLVVLGDPGAGKTVLAVRFVLGALADRQPGDPVPVLFPLAGWDPRSMALRDWLAERLAAEYRPLAAVTGDRTMARELLDAGLLLPVLDGFDELPGPAHEQVLRHLNHELDDRLPVLLTCRTQDWRRAVHAGAVLTAAEVVRLRPLDLATARGYLESTARPDSHGRTPWTPVLADPPPPLAEVMTSPLMVTLARTVYGDTSRDPAELRDTGRFPTAGHVEEHLLEACVPAAFGATASGAAGQGCGTWSPDAAHRWLRRLARDVGTTGTWRLAWWEVPTAMPRALRVLGPAVLALVASAALLVPLAKLGRGVVADWDTVPSTVLNYAGILLGLCFGLARLLPATAQTPQGPRQLVRLALRMAAAATVVAVGMGLLVPPLVSSRLGAVLTQRPAWFLNGCCFGLILSMMFGVAGLPRRPLPMGLPWAGSPSGPRTVRALGAVILFAGLAVYGYSRQTAVVPALTCLGAGLLLLLAGLRRGERTAAPYTGPGAVLRGFARGLLRGFVACTLIGVCVGALVGCVAGAFAAYEIRSAEPRASGEVIEGWELQRTDDGGRSVRSVAREEFWLVGRTGLDRPFAVKAGARISRDEKLGTFTGTLRIHQERGDWMTVWKGPGDWKGRTVDAHNLVLALPHEAEVWLVHRQAGAVVLDAVGPFVAFGVLIGAIGGCASGVYRALNTPSDTMRAAGPLSTLRTDRDATLARSAIAALLAGGVCLLLISAMPPGGTLGTMHTEVWVQVGTSSLALSAWGRLAPARIWLALTGRAPWRLMAFLEEAHRRGVLRRSGAHYEFRHLRLQQSLAATPTPVGGTGPGPGSRDRPLRPNRPGPRRSEALLTGIVGAATFRGPRSSGAAPPGPPTRDDQLHDAYNRLGPPPTGGAR; the protein is encoded by the coding sequence ATGCGGGATGCACGATTGCGGCGGCGGTTCGGGCTGGGCATGGGCGCCGCGGCGCTGCTCGCGCTGTTCGTCGCGCTGGCGGGCGGCGGCGGTCCCGACCGGACGTCGATGTGGATCTCGGCGGTCTCGGCGCTCGTCTCGGTCGGCGCGTTCCTGACGGAGCTGCTGCGCGAGGAGGCGGACACCGGCACCGCCGCCGACCGACGGCAGCGGGCGGCCGACGAACTCGCCGAGGCGGTGGACCTCCAGTGGCGGGCGGAGGCGCGGCTGCGCGGGCTGTACGATCCCGAGCCGCTGGACGTCCACTGGTCGCGCGTCGGCCCGCCGCTCGCCGACCTGCCCCACACCGTCCGGCGAGGTCTGGAACTGCCCGAGCCGCGCGACGGTGACCAGCGGCCGGACCGGATCGTCGAGACGTTCATGGCGCTGCCGTCCCGCCGCCTGGTCGTGCTGGGCGACCCCGGGGCGGGCAAGACCGTACTCGCCGTGCGGTTCGTGCTCGGGGCGCTCGCGGACCGGCAGCCCGGCGACCCGGTGCCGGTGCTGTTCCCCCTGGCGGGCTGGGACCCCAGGTCCATGGCCCTGCGCGACTGGCTGGCCGAGCGGCTGGCCGCGGAGTACCGGCCGCTGGCCGCCGTCACGGGCGATCGGACCATGGCCCGCGAACTGCTGGACGCCGGGCTGCTGTTGCCCGTGCTCGACGGGTTCGACGAGCTTCCCGGCCCGGCGCACGAGCAGGTGTTGCGCCATCTCAACCACGAACTCGACGACCGGCTGCCCGTCCTGCTCACCTGCCGTACGCAGGACTGGCGCCGGGCCGTGCACGCCGGCGCCGTGCTGACCGCCGCCGAGGTCGTACGGCTCCGGCCACTGGACCTCGCCACCGCGCGCGGCTATCTGGAGAGCACCGCCCGGCCGGACTCGCACGGCCGCACGCCCTGGACCCCGGTCCTGGCGGACCCGCCCCCGCCCCTCGCGGAGGTCATGACCTCACCGCTGATGGTGACGCTGGCCCGCACGGTGTACGGGGACACCTCGCGCGACCCGGCCGAACTGCGGGACACCGGCCGCTTCCCCACCGCCGGACATGTCGAGGAACACCTGCTGGAGGCCTGCGTCCCGGCGGCCTTCGGAGCGACCGCCTCCGGTGCGGCGGGCCAGGGCTGCGGCACCTGGAGTCCGGACGCCGCGCACCGCTGGCTGCGCCGGCTCGCCCGCGACGTCGGTACGACCGGCACTTGGCGGCTGGCCTGGTGGGAGGTGCCGACGGCGATGCCCCGGGCGCTGCGCGTGCTCGGCCCCGCCGTACTGGCGCTGGTCGCCTCGGCGGCCCTGCTGGTGCCGTTGGCCAAGTTGGGGCGCGGGGTGGTCGCCGACTGGGACACCGTGCCGTCGACCGTCCTCAACTACGCGGGCATCCTGCTGGGCCTGTGCTTCGGACTGGCCCGGCTGCTGCCCGCCACGGCGCAGACCCCGCAGGGGCCACGGCAGTTGGTGCGGCTGGCCCTGCGCATGGCCGCCGCGGCCACGGTGGTGGCGGTGGGCATGGGCCTGCTCGTACCGCCCCTGGTGAGTTCCCGGCTCGGCGCGGTGCTCACGCAGAGACCGGCCTGGTTCCTGAACGGCTGCTGTTTCGGACTGATCCTGTCGATGATGTTCGGCGTCGCGGGTCTGCCCCGGCGCCCTCTCCCGATGGGTCTGCCGTGGGCGGGCAGCCCGAGCGGCCCGCGGACCGTGCGCGCGCTCGGCGCCGTCATCCTTTTCGCCGGCCTGGCGGTCTACGGCTACTCGCGGCAGACGGCGGTGGTCCCCGCCCTCACCTGTCTCGGCGCGGGGCTGCTGCTCCTCCTGGCCGGACTGCGGCGCGGGGAGCGGACGGCGGCGCCGTACACGGGCCCCGGGGCGGTACTGCGCGGCTTCGCCCGAGGACTCCTCCGCGGGTTCGTGGCCTGCACGCTCATCGGGGTCTGCGTGGGGGCCCTCGTCGGCTGCGTGGCCGGTGCCTTCGCCGCGTACGAGATCCGGTCGGCCGAGCCGCGCGCGAGCGGTGAGGTGATCGAGGGCTGGGAACTCCAGCGGACGGACGACGGCGGGCGCTCGGTCCGCTCGGTCGCGCGGGAGGAGTTCTGGCTGGTGGGGCGTACGGGGCTGGACAGGCCGTTCGCCGTGAAGGCGGGCGCCCGGATCTCGCGGGACGAGAAACTCGGAACGTTCACCGGGACGCTGCGGATCCACCAGGAGCGGGGCGACTGGATGACCGTCTGGAAGGGCCCCGGCGACTGGAAGGGCAGGACCGTGGACGCCCACAACCTGGTGCTCGCCCTACCGCACGAGGCCGAGGTATGGCTCGTACACCGTCAGGCCGGGGCCGTCGTCCTCGACGCGGTGGGCCCGTTCGTCGCGTTCGGCGTCCTGATCGGTGCCATCGGGGGCTGTGCCTCCGGCGTCTACCGAGCCCTGAACACCCCGTCCGACACCATGCGCGCGGCGGGCCCGCTCAGCACCCTGCGCACCGACCGGGACGCCACGCTCGCCAGGAGCGCGATCGCCGCGCTCCTCGCCGGCGGGGTCTGCCTGCTGCTGATCTCGGCGATGCCCCCCGGCGGCACGCTGGGCACCATGCACACCGAGGTGTGGGTCCAGGTCGGCACGTCCTCGCTCGCCCTGAGCGCCTGGGGCCGCCTCGCCCCGGCCAGAATCTGGCTGGCCCTGACCGGCCGGGCACCGTGGCGGCTCATGGCGTTCCTGGAGGAGGCCCACCGCCGTGGCGTACTCCGCCGGTCGGGGGCGCATTACGAGTTCCGCCATCTGCGGCTCCAGCAGAGCTTGGCGGCGACCCCGACGCCGGTGGGCGGCACCGGTCCGGGTCCTGGCTCCAGGGACCGGCCGCTGCGGCCGAACCGGCCCGGTCCACGCAGGAGCGAGGCCCTTCTGACGGGGATCGTCGGCGCGGCCACCTTCCGTGGCCCCCGCTCCTCGGGTGCTGCTCCGCCGGGTCCGCCGACGAGGGACGACCAGTTGCACGACGCGTACAACCGACTCGGCCCACCGCCCACGGGAGGCGCCCGATGA
- a CDS encoding LmeA family phospholipid-binding protein, translated as MRTPHPIAAHAPPHPPPNLPPNPYEDLAALDDGPRDDGPIDDGPLDDFLRDEEPAFPEEPEEPRWAPPDHRKGAGGRRRRRRGSVRARTPLSALPLAAKAVIAVLVLAAFLALGDRWALLYAERTAAEKVRDQLDLRAAPEVEIDGFPFVTQVLDRRLDSVSVTVQDVAADRISLAKVSATATGVRLDGGPTSLRGARVPSLDGEVLLSFDDLNRELGASQVTFTGHGGDEVRARGTLPVAGHDLRLRADARIRRDGERGISTEVGGMRLDIGDLATFRPGTRESEGLHLTRKSADRLAKEKRRAKELLSVPAIAGRFGVPDSAVRAALRDDNDFARFTGSPKFVRGLMKVNLVDLAVDHPEIIERLGFDPALLDGLSRLTRPALVDRLSIGFRLPKPPQGELRLRDVRVHKDGISVRVTGQDLAVGASVDERSPGR; from the coding sequence ATGCGTACCCCCCACCCCATAGCGGCGCATGCCCCTCCGCATCCCCCACCCAACCTGCCCCCCAATCCGTACGAGGATCTCGCCGCCCTCGACGACGGACCTCGCGACGACGGGCCAATCGACGACGGCCCCCTGGACGACTTCCTTCGCGACGAGGAACCCGCGTTCCCCGAAGAACCGGAAGAGCCGCGGTGGGCACCCCCCGACCACCGCAAGGGTGCCGGCGGCCGGCGCCGCAGGCGTCGCGGCAGCGTCCGTGCCCGAACTCCCCTCTCCGCCCTGCCCCTTGCCGCGAAGGCCGTCATCGCGGTCCTCGTCCTCGCCGCCTTCCTCGCCCTCGGTGACCGCTGGGCGCTGCTGTACGCGGAGCGCACGGCGGCCGAGAAGGTCCGGGACCAACTGGACCTGCGGGCGGCACCCGAGGTGGAGATCGACGGCTTCCCCTTCGTCACCCAGGTCCTCGACCGGCGGCTCGACTCCGTGTCGGTTACCGTGCAGGACGTGGCGGCGGACCGGATCTCCCTGGCGAAGGTCTCGGCGACGGCCACCGGGGTCCGGCTCGACGGCGGCCCCACCTCCCTGCGCGGCGCGCGCGTCCCCTCGCTCGACGGCGAGGTGCTGCTCTCGTTCGACGACCTGAACCGTGAACTGGGCGCGTCGCAGGTCACGTTCACCGGTCATGGCGGCGACGAGGTACGGGCGCGCGGCACGCTGCCCGTCGCCGGGCACGATCTGCGGCTGCGGGCCGACGCGCGGATCCGGCGGGACGGCGAGCGCGGCATCTCCACCGAGGTCGGCGGTATGCGGCTGGACATCGGCGACCTGGCCACCTTCCGCCCCGGCACCCGTGAGTCCGAGGGCCTGCATCTGACGCGCAAGTCCGCGGACCGCCTCGCGAAGGAGAAGCGCAGGGCGAAGGAGCTGCTGTCCGTGCCGGCGATCGCCGGGCGGTTCGGCGTGCCGGACAGCGCGGTGCGGGCGGCGCTGCGTGACGACAACGACTTCGCCCGGTTCACCGGCTCCCCGAAGTTCGTCCGCGGGCTCATGAAGGTCAACCTCGTCGATCTCGCCGTGGACCACCCCGAGATCATCGAGCGGCTCGGCTTCGACCCGGCGCTCCTCGACGGCCTCTCCCGCCTCACGCGCCCGGCCCTGGTCGACCGCCTCTCCATCGGCTTCCGGCTCCCGAAGCCGCCCCAGGGCGAACTGAGACTGCGGGACGTACGCGTCCACAAGGACGGGATCAGCGTGCGGGTGACGGGCCAGGACCTCGCGGTCGGCGCTTCGGTGGACGAACGAAGTCCCGGGCGGTAA